A genomic stretch from Bradyrhizobium quebecense includes:
- a CDS encoding TetR/AcrR family transcriptional regulator produces MAIAAVRLNQLVETKARILDAARDAVALSGWKDAQIALIASRAGVATGSVYRYFDSKADLYAQVLALVSEREVAVVAAVVEAEGSASQCLVDAIYTFSVRAMRGRRLAYALIAEPCEPEIDAARLKYRAALADQIARLVRRGIANGEFVDIDANVAASCVAGAFMEALVGPLAPEAAPDSDAAKAIAQMIAGLSARMLFRHPAPELTPVSRVSA; encoded by the coding sequence ATGGCAATAGCGGCGGTTCGCCTCAACCAACTCGTCGAGACCAAGGCCCGCATTCTGGATGCCGCCAGGGACGCCGTGGCGCTGAGTGGGTGGAAGGACGCCCAGATCGCCCTGATCGCCTCACGGGCCGGCGTGGCCACGGGCAGCGTGTATCGCTACTTCGACTCGAAGGCGGACCTGTACGCGCAGGTGCTCGCCCTGGTTTCCGAGCGCGAGGTGGCCGTTGTCGCCGCGGTCGTCGAGGCGGAGGGATCTGCGTCCCAGTGTCTGGTGGACGCGATCTACACCTTCTCGGTCCGGGCGATGCGCGGCCGCCGTCTGGCCTATGCGTTGATCGCCGAACCCTGCGAGCCCGAGATCGATGCGGCGCGCCTGAAATACCGGGCGGCCCTGGCCGACCAGATCGCAAGGCTGGTCCGGCGCGGCATCGCCAACGGCGAGTTCGTCGATATCGATGCGAATGTCGCGGCATCCTGCGTGGCTGGCGCCTTCATGGAGGCGCTGGTCGGTCCGCTGGCGCCCGAAGCAGCCCCGGACTCCGACGCGGCAAAGGCGATCGCTCAGATGATCGCGGGGCTTTCCGCGCGCATGCTGTTTCGCCATCCCGCGCCTGAATTGACCCCTGTATCGAGAGTTTCCGCATGA
- a CDS encoding phosphorylase: MIVEAGAAETVGSRIDPRPVLIVTGLVQEARIAAGPGMIVICSSSDPQQLRELLATLDPTSFRGVISFGVAGGLDPSLKSGDVVVATEVMSGDTRFLAASALNEEMIASAALKRRRIVRGGLAGVEQVIAAKACKAALRSMTGAAAVDMESHIAAAYAAKAGVPFAALRVISDPAHRALPELAKSAVKPNGDIDLRKVLRGIVRNPRTVRALVSTGIDFNRALRSLRSCRGFLLGSDVLMPVDDVLVAKAA; this comes from the coding sequence GTGATTGTTGAGGCGGGGGCCGCCGAGACCGTGGGCAGTAGAATTGATCCTCGGCCGGTATTGATTGTGACTGGATTGGTGCAGGAGGCCCGCATCGCAGCCGGTCCCGGCATGATCGTGATCTGCAGCTCGAGCGATCCGCAGCAGCTGCGTGAATTGCTGGCGACGCTGGATCCGACGAGCTTCCGTGGCGTGATTTCGTTCGGCGTGGCCGGCGGGCTCGATCCGTCGCTGAAGTCGGGCGACGTCGTGGTGGCGACCGAAGTGATGTCCGGCGATACCCGTTTCCTGGCCGCATCCGCCCTGAACGAAGAGATGATCGCCAGCGCCGCGCTGAAGCGCCGCAGGATCGTCCGCGGCGGGCTTGCCGGCGTCGAACAGGTGATCGCGGCGAAGGCCTGCAAGGCCGCCCTGCGCTCGATGACGGGCGCAGCCGCAGTCGACATGGAAAGCCATATCGCGGCAGCGTATGCGGCCAAGGCGGGCGTTCCGTTCGCCGCGCTGCGCGTGATCAGCGATCCGGCGCACCGGGCGCTGCCCGAGCTGGCGAAATCCGCGGTGAAGCCGAACGGCGACATCGACCTGCGCAAGGTGCTGCGCGGCATCGTGCGCAATCCGCGGACGGTGCGGGCGCTGGTGTCGACCGGAATCGATTTCAATCGCGCGCTGCGCTCGCTGCGCAGCTGCCGCGGCTTCCTGCTCGGCAGCGACGTGCTGATGCCGGTGGACGACGTACTGGTGGCGAAGGCGGCCTGA
- a CDS encoding class II aldolase/adducin family protein, whose protein sequence is MRQTEACAVNDVRAIVGDEEWATRVDLAACYRLVALYGMTDLIYNHISAQVPGHDDRYLINPYGMLYEEITASSLVKIDIEGRTLLQPDHGYNVNVAGFYLHAPIHRARPDVKCVLHTHTRAGTAVSTLAEGLLPLSQTAMRFHGRIGYHDFEGPAIDRDECDRVVTDLGRNNALVLRNHGLLVCGNTIPQAFNAIYWLEQACRIQVDALGCGRPLHAPSELAIGNTVTCFAGTEITLDNERDTNPVLNEAAQNLQAGYGLLEWPALRRRLDRIDGSYAQ, encoded by the coding sequence ATGCGTCAGACCGAAGCTTGTGCCGTCAACGATGTCAGGGCCATCGTCGGAGACGAGGAGTGGGCAACCCGGGTCGATCTCGCGGCGTGCTACCGCTTGGTCGCGCTCTATGGAATGACCGACCTGATCTACAACCACATCAGCGCGCAGGTCCCGGGACATGACGATCGGTATCTGATTAATCCGTACGGCATGCTCTACGAGGAGATCACGGCGTCGAGCCTCGTCAAGATCGACATCGAGGGGCGGACCTTGCTGCAGCCCGACCACGGCTACAACGTCAACGTGGCCGGGTTCTATTTGCATGCCCCGATCCATCGCGCACGGCCCGACGTGAAATGCGTTCTGCATACCCACACCCGGGCAGGGACCGCGGTCAGCACGCTTGCCGAAGGGCTGCTTCCGCTGTCGCAGACGGCGATGCGGTTTCACGGGCGGATCGGCTATCACGACTTCGAGGGGCCGGCGATCGATCGCGACGAATGCGACCGCGTCGTCACCGATCTCGGCCGCAACAACGCGCTGGTGTTGCGCAATCATGGCCTCCTGGTCTGCGGCAACACGATTCCGCAGGCGTTCAATGCGATCTACTGGCTGGAGCAGGCCTGCCGGATCCAGGTCGATGCGCTCGGCTGCGGCCGGCCGCTGCACGCGCCGAGCGAGCTGGCGATCGGCAACACGGTGACCTGCTTTGCCGGTACCGAGATCACGCTGGACAATGAGCGCGACACCAATCCGGTGCTGAATGAGGCGGCGCAAAACCTGCAGGCCGGTTACGGGCTGCTGGAATGGCCGGCGCTGCGGCGCAGGCTCGACCGCATCGACGGGAGCTACGCGCAATGA
- the shc gene encoding squalene--hopene cyclase, with amino-acid sequence MLSRDHGVAVDPVALEKSISKATEALLGYRQSDGHWIFELEADSTIPAEYILLRHYLAEPVDAALEAKLGNYLRRVQGAHGGWPLVHDGPFDMSASVKSYFALKMIGDSVDAPHMVRAREAIRSRGGASGSNVFTRFLLALYGVVTWRATPVLPIEIMLLPMWSPFHINKISYWARTTMVPLMVLAALKPRAKNPKGVGIDELFLEDPKSVRMAPKAPHQSASWFYLFRSLDAVLRVIEPMFPKRLRQRAIDAALAFTEERLNGEDGMGAIYPPMANIVMMYEALGKDESFPPRAVTRRGIDKLLVVGEHEAYCQPCVSPVWDTALTCHALQEAGGDDTLAKAKQGLDWLKPRQVLELKGDWAVKAPDVRPGGWAFQYNNDHYPDLDDTAVVVMAMDRVRRHSGTREYDEAIARGREWIEGLQSRDGGWAAFDVNNLEYYLNNIPFSDHGALLDPPTEDVTARCISMLGQLGETAESNKAMADGIAYLRRTQLAEGSWYGRWGLNYVYGTWSVLSALNVAGIDRNDPMIRKAVDWLASVQNQDGGWGEDAVSYRLDYKGYEVAPSTSSQTAWALLGLMAAGEVENPAVARGVEYLKATQTEKGLWDEQRYTATGFPRVFYLRYHGYSKFFPLWALARYRNLRSTNSRVVGVGM; translated from the coding sequence ATGCTTTCGAGAGATCACGGCGTCGCAGTCGATCCGGTCGCGCTGGAGAAGAGCATCTCCAAGGCAACCGAAGCGCTGCTCGGCTATCGCCAGTCCGACGGGCACTGGATATTCGAGCTCGAGGCCGACAGCACCATTCCGGCCGAGTACATCCTGCTGCGTCACTACCTGGCCGAGCCCGTCGACGCCGCGCTCGAGGCCAAGCTCGGCAACTATCTGCGTCGCGTCCAGGGCGCGCATGGCGGCTGGCCGCTGGTGCATGACGGCCCGTTCGACATGAGCGCCAGCGTGAAGTCGTACTTCGCGCTGAAGATGATCGGCGATTCCGTCGACGCGCCGCACATGGTGCGGGCGCGCGAGGCGATCCGTTCGCGCGGCGGGGCTTCGGGCAGCAACGTGTTCACGCGCTTCCTGCTTGCGCTTTATGGCGTCGTGACCTGGCGCGCGACGCCGGTACTGCCGATCGAGATCATGCTGCTGCCGATGTGGTCGCCGTTCCACATCAACAAGATCTCCTACTGGGCGCGCACCACCATGGTGCCGCTGATGGTGCTCGCTGCGCTGAAGCCGCGCGCCAAGAATCCGAAGGGCGTCGGCATCGACGAACTGTTCCTGGAAGATCCGAAGTCGGTCCGCATGGCGCCGAAGGCGCCGCATCAGAGCGCGAGCTGGTTCTATCTGTTCCGCTCGCTCGACGCCGTGCTGCGCGTGATCGAGCCGATGTTTCCGAAGCGCCTGCGCCAGCGCGCGATCGACGCCGCGCTCGCCTTCACCGAAGAGCGGTTGAACGGCGAAGACGGCATGGGCGCGATCTATCCGCCGATGGCCAACATCGTCATGATGTATGAGGCGCTCGGCAAGGACGAGAGTTTCCCGCCGCGCGCCGTCACCCGCCGCGGCATCGACAAGCTGCTGGTGGTCGGCGAGCACGAGGCCTATTGCCAACCCTGCGTCTCGCCGGTGTGGGACACCGCGCTGACCTGTCATGCGTTGCAGGAAGCGGGCGGCGACGACACGCTCGCCAAGGCCAAGCAGGGGCTCGACTGGCTGAAGCCACGCCAGGTGCTGGAGCTGAAGGGCGACTGGGCGGTCAAGGCGCCGGACGTCCGTCCCGGTGGCTGGGCGTTCCAGTACAACAACGATCACTATCCTGATCTCGACGACACTGCCGTGGTCGTGATGGCGATGGACCGCGTGCGGCGCCATAGCGGAACCAGGGAATATGACGAGGCGATCGCGCGCGGCCGCGAGTGGATCGAGGGGCTGCAGAGCCGCGACGGCGGCTGGGCGGCGTTCGACGTCAACAACCTCGAATATTACCTCAACAACATCCCGTTCTCCGATCACGGAGCCTTGCTCGATCCGCCGACCGAGGATGTCACCGCGCGCTGCATCTCGATGCTGGGCCAGCTCGGCGAGACCGCCGAGAGCAACAAGGCGATGGCCGACGGTATCGCCTATCTGCGCCGCACCCAGCTCGCCGAGGGCTCCTGGTACGGCCGCTGGGGCCTGAATTACGTCTACGGCACGTGGTCGGTGCTCTCCGCGCTAAATGTCGCAGGGATCGATCGCAACGACCCGATGATTCGGAAAGCGGTCGATTGGCTGGCGTCAGTCCAGAATCAGGACGGCGGCTGGGGCGAGGACGCCGTCAGTTACCGGCTGGATTACAAGGGTTATGAAGTTGCGCCGTCGACCTCCTCGCAAACGGCATGGGCCTTGCTTGGATTGATGGCGGCCGGAGAGGTCGAAAATCCCGCCGTTGCGCGGGGGGTGGAGTACCTAAAGGCAACACAGACGGAAAAAGGGCTGTGGGACGAGCAGCGATACACAGCTACGGGGTTTCCGCGGGTATTTTACTTGCGATATCATGGCTACTCGAAGTTCTTTCCGCTCTGGGCGCTGGCGCGGTATCGAAATTTGAGAAGCACCAATAGCAGGGTGGTAGGGGTCGGGATGTGA
- the hpnH gene encoding adenosyl-hopene transferase HpnH — protein MAIPFFKEMRIGGYLIKQKLLGRKRYPLVLMLEPLFRCNLACVGCGKIDYPDAILNRRMTAQECWDAADECGAPMVAIPGGEPLIHKEIGEIVRGLVARKKFVSLCTNALLLEKKLDLFEPSPYLFFSVHLDGLKDHHDKAVSQKGVFDRAVSAIKAAKARGFTVNVNATIFDGHPAEEIAKFLDFTTELGVGVSMSPGYAYERAPDQEHFLNRTKTKKLFRDVFALGKGKKWNFMHSGLFLDFLAGNQEYECTPWGMPARNIFGWQKPCYLLGEGYAKTFKELMDTTDWETYGTGKYEKCADCMAHCGYEPTAATAAINNPLKAMWVALRGIKTTGPMAPEIDMSKQRPAQYIFAEQVQKKLSDIRRDEAEAAAAKQQQKASTAA, from the coding sequence ATGGCTATACCGTTCTTCAAGGAAATGCGTATCGGCGGTTATCTGATCAAGCAGAAGCTGCTTGGCCGCAAACGCTATCCGCTCGTGCTGATGCTGGAACCGCTGTTCCGTTGCAACCTCGCCTGCGTTGGCTGCGGCAAGATCGATTATCCCGATGCGATCCTCAATCGCCGCATGACCGCGCAGGAATGCTGGGACGCGGCCGATGAATGCGGCGCACCGATGGTGGCGATCCCGGGCGGCGAGCCGCTGATCCACAAGGAGATCGGCGAGATCGTGCGCGGCCTCGTGGCGCGCAAGAAGTTCGTCTCGCTGTGCACCAACGCGCTGCTGCTCGAGAAGAAGCTCGATCTGTTCGAGCCGTCGCCCTATTTGTTCTTCTCGGTGCATCTCGACGGCCTGAAGGACCATCACGACAAGGCGGTGTCGCAGAAGGGCGTGTTCGATCGCGCCGTTTCCGCGATCAAGGCAGCGAAGGCGCGCGGCTTCACGGTCAACGTCAACGCCACGATCTTCGACGGCCATCCGGCCGAGGAGATCGCCAAATTCCTCGACTTCACCACCGAGCTCGGCGTCGGCGTCTCGATGTCGCCGGGTTATGCCTATGAGCGTGCGCCCGACCAGGAGCACTTCCTCAACCGTACCAAGACCAAGAAGCTGTTCCGCGACGTCTTTGCGCTCGGCAAGGGCAAGAAGTGGAATTTCATGCATTCCGGTCTGTTCCTCGACTTCCTCGCCGGCAACCAGGAATACGAGTGCACGCCCTGGGGCATGCCGGCGCGCAACATCTTCGGCTGGCAGAAGCCCTGCTATCTGCTCGGTGAAGGCTACGCCAAGACCTTCAAGGAGCTGATGGACACCACGGATTGGGAGACCTACGGCACCGGCAAGTACGAGAAGTGCGCCGACTGTATGGCCCATTGCGGTTACGAGCCGACCGCGGCGACCGCTGCGATCAACAATCCGCTGAAGGCGATGTGGGTCGCGCTGCGCGGCATCAAGACCACTGGCCCGATGGCGCCGGAGATCGACATGTCGAAGCAGCGTCCGGCGCAGTACATCTTCGCCGAGCAGGTCCAGAAGAAGCTCTCGGATATCCGCCGCGACGAGGCTGAGGCCGCCGCTGCCAAGCAGCAACAGAAGGCTTCCACCGCCGCCTGA
- a CDS encoding acyl-CoA dehydrogenase family protein, with translation MNARVQPVAVAEAKPSAFATHEVRNQARPATGFNAFDDDRALSDLIARMVPWAKDRLSALGAHAGSEAVQEAARLANEYEPKLLTHDRYGNRNDWVEFHPAWHQLMALAFQSEVHSLAWSTSEPHGHLARAALSYLWNQIENGVGCPTGMAYAAIAGFSGKPQFSLWRERTLAADYDPRRLPIEAKRAAVIGYAMTEKQGGSDLRETQTTARFVERGAHGEIYAITGHKWFFSVPVADGFYTLARTQSGVSCLFVPRLLPDGSANRIHIQRLKDKCGNRSNASSEIEYHDTWSILVGEEGRGIAEILSHAHLTRLDFAVGSAGLMRQALSLALNHAQTRTAFGKPMAELPMQRNVLADLALETEAAMLGAFRVARATDGLETSDHERLLARVATPVVKFWNCQRAPAFTYECLQVHGGNGFIMENAMARLYREAPLNSIWEGTSNMMCMDVLRAMQRDANCRDAFADELRASRGLNAVYDRCTDDLADRLLARYPDDGHARALVTRMAHALQAAEMLRHGDATAADLFVQSRLGADGMHVFGALPSSEGLGKFVERASVIRH, from the coding sequence ATGAATGCGCGTGTCCAGCCGGTTGCCGTCGCGGAAGCAAAACCCAGTGCGTTCGCGACCCATGAAGTCCGCAATCAGGCGCGGCCAGCCACAGGCTTCAACGCGTTCGATGACGACCGCGCGTTGAGCGATCTGATCGCAAGGATGGTGCCATGGGCGAAGGACAGGCTTTCCGCGCTCGGAGCCCATGCCGGCAGCGAAGCTGTGCAGGAGGCCGCGCGGCTTGCCAATGAGTACGAGCCGAAGCTCTTGACCCATGACCGGTACGGCAACCGCAATGATTGGGTCGAGTTTCATCCGGCATGGCATCAATTGATGGCGCTGGCGTTCCAGAGCGAGGTCCATAGCCTGGCCTGGTCGACGTCCGAGCCACATGGCCATTTGGCGCGCGCGGCGCTGAGCTATCTCTGGAATCAGATCGAGAACGGCGTCGGGTGTCCGACCGGGATGGCGTACGCCGCGATCGCCGGGTTTTCCGGCAAGCCGCAATTCAGTCTGTGGCGGGAGCGAACGCTGGCAGCGGATTACGATCCACGCCGGCTTCCAATCGAGGCCAAGCGTGCGGCGGTGATCGGTTATGCGATGACCGAGAAGCAGGGCGGCTCCGATCTGCGTGAGACCCAGACCACCGCGCGCTTCGTCGAGCGCGGCGCGCATGGCGAGATCTATGCGATCACCGGCCACAAATGGTTCTTCTCGGTGCCGGTCGCCGATGGATTCTACACGCTGGCCCGCACCCAATCCGGCGTCAGTTGCCTGTTCGTGCCGCGCCTCTTGCCGGACGGCAGCGCCAACCGCATCCACATTCAGCGCCTGAAGGACAAGTGCGGCAACCGCTCGAACGCGTCGAGCGAGATCGAGTATCACGATACGTGGTCGATCCTGGTCGGTGAAGAAGGCCGCGGCATCGCGGAGATCCTTTCGCATGCTCATTTGACGCGGCTGGATTTCGCGGTCGGCTCCGCCGGGCTGATGCGGCAGGCGTTGAGCCTGGCACTGAACCACGCGCAAACGCGAACCGCGTTCGGCAAGCCGATGGCCGAGCTCCCGATGCAGCGCAATGTGCTCGCCGACCTCGCACTCGAGACCGAGGCGGCGATGCTTGGCGCATTTCGCGTCGCGCGTGCGACCGATGGCCTGGAGACGAGCGACCACGAACGGCTGCTGGCGCGGGTCGCGACTCCCGTGGTGAAGTTCTGGAATTGCCAGCGCGCGCCGGCTTTCACCTACGAGTGCCTGCAGGTGCATGGCGGCAACGGCTTCATCATGGAGAATGCGATGGCGCGGCTCTATCGCGAGGCGCCGTTGAACTCGATCTGGGAAGGCACCTCCAACATGATGTGCATGGACGTGCTGCGGGCCATGCAACGGGATGCAAATTGCCGGGACGCGTTCGCCGACGAACTGCGCGCGAGCAGGGGCCTCAATGCGGTCTATGACCGTTGCACGGACGACCTCGCGGATCGCTTGCTGGCACGATATCCGGACGATGGGCATGCGCGGGCGCTCGTCACCCGCATGGCGCATGCGTTGCAGGCGGCCGAGATGTTAAGGCACGGCGATGCCACTGCGGCCGATCTCTTCGTGCAATCCAGGCTTGGCGCGGATGGGATGCATGTGTTCGGTGCGCTTCCTTCGTCGGAAGGCCTTGGCAAGTTCGTCGAACGCGCCTCCGTCATCCGTCATTAA
- a CDS encoding Rossmann-like and DUF2520 domain-containing protein — protein sequence MSTSPAASRIGFIGAGRVAQTLAPAFARADLNVAAFHNRGLDAAQRLGSRVPSARPMTDAQQVVDSCDMVFLTVSDDAILPVCRGLRWEPRHRVVHCSGATELAALDHARSAGAATGGFHPMQMFANPDVALEGLRGCTVGIEAEGDFRHDLERLATSIGCEPLALPAGVRALYHASAYYVGPFLISLLKEGVELWKSFGASEADALRAMMPLLRGTVAAVLDGGLANGMGGCVARGDVGTIVKHLRALDERFPASGALYRELALRNVPLGIERGTLSASRAAEIEQLLLRTRQEQAAS from the coding sequence ATGAGCACGTCGCCGGCGGCGTCGCGGATCGGCTTCATCGGCGCCGGCCGCGTGGCGCAGACGCTCGCACCGGCATTCGCCCGCGCGGATCTGAACGTCGCGGCCTTTCACAACCGCGGTCTCGATGCCGCGCAGCGTCTCGGATCCCGCGTCCCGTCGGCACGGCCGATGACCGACGCGCAACAGGTCGTGGACAGCTGCGACATGGTTTTCCTCACGGTGAGCGACGACGCGATCCTGCCGGTCTGCCGCGGTCTGCGCTGGGAGCCGCGTCACCGCGTGGTCCATTGCAGCGGCGCGACCGAACTGGCGGCGCTCGATCATGCGCGGTCCGCGGGAGCCGCAACCGGCGGATTTCATCCAATGCAGATGTTTGCAAATCCCGACGTCGCGCTTGAAGGGCTGCGCGGATGCACCGTCGGCATCGAGGCGGAAGGCGACTTCCGGCACGACCTCGAGCGGCTCGCCACCAGCATCGGCTGCGAGCCGCTGGCGCTGCCGGCCGGCGTGCGGGCGCTCTATCATGCCTCGGCCTACTATGTCGGTCCGTTCCTGATCTCGCTGCTCAAGGAAGGCGTCGAGCTCTGGAAGAGCTTTGGCGCCAGCGAGGCCGACGCGCTGCGCGCCATGATGCCGCTGCTGCGGGGCACCGTCGCGGCCGTTCTCGACGGTGGCCTCGCCAACGGCATGGGTGGCTGCGTGGCGCGCGGCGACGTTGGAACGATCGTCAAGCACCTGCGGGCCCTGGACGAGCGCTTTCCCGCCTCGGGCGCGTTGTACCGCGAACTGGCTCTGCGCAACGTCCCGCTCGGGATCGAGCGTGGCACACTCAGCGCTTCGCGCGCCGCAGAGATCGAGCAGCTGCTGTTGCGAACCCGGCAAGAGCAGGCGGCATCCTGA
- the ispH gene encoding 4-hydroxy-3-methylbut-2-enyl diphosphate reductase — translation MEVFLAQPRGFCAGVVRAIEIVERALQKYGPPVYVRHEIVHNKYVVESLKKKGAIFVEDLSEVPAKAVTVFSAHGVAKSVEEEAEARDLPVLNATCPLVTKVHNQGKRYISRGRALILIGHAGHPEVEGTMGQVPGPVLLVQSVQDVAELRLPTDAPVAYITQTTLSVDDTRDIIAALQAKFTDIQGPDIRDICYATQNRQSAVRDLSKLVDVILVVGAANSSNSNRLREIGTEVGVASYLVADGSELNSDWLKDAKAVGITAGASAPEVLVDDVIEALRRIGPVSVSVVPGREENIEFRLPAELTAG, via the coding sequence ATGGAAGTGTTTCTTGCCCAGCCGCGCGGCTTTTGCGCGGGCGTTGTGCGCGCGATCGAAATCGTCGAACGCGCGCTGCAGAAGTATGGCCCGCCGGTCTATGTCCGCCACGAGATCGTTCACAACAAATACGTCGTCGAAAGCCTGAAGAAGAAGGGTGCGATCTTCGTCGAGGACCTGTCGGAAGTGCCGGCCAAGGCGGTGACCGTCTTCAGTGCCCATGGCGTCGCCAAGAGCGTCGAGGAGGAGGCGGAGGCCCGCGACCTGCCCGTGCTCAATGCCACCTGCCCGCTCGTCACCAAGGTCCACAACCAGGGCAAGCGCTACATCTCGAGGGGCCGCGCCCTGATCCTGATCGGGCATGCCGGCCATCCCGAGGTCGAGGGAACCATGGGGCAGGTTCCAGGGCCGGTCCTGCTGGTCCAGAGCGTTCAGGATGTGGCGGAATTGCGGCTGCCGACCGACGCCCCGGTCGCCTATATCACCCAGACCACCCTGTCGGTGGACGACACCAGGGACATCATCGCGGCCCTTCAGGCAAAATTTACAGATATTCAAGGCCCGGACATCAGGGATATCTGCTATGCGACACAGAACCGCCAATCTGCGGTAAGGGACCTAAGTAAGCTGGTGGACGTCATTTTGGTGGTGGGGGCCGCCAATAGTTCCAACTCGAACAGGCTTCGTGAGATCGGCACCGAGGTTGGTGTCGCGAGTTATCTCGTTGCCGATGGGAGCGAGCTCAACTCGGATTGGCTGAAGGATGCGAAGGCCGTCGGCATTACGGCGGGTGCATCGGCACCTGAAGTTTTGGTCGACGATGTCATCGAGGCCCTGCGGCGCATCGGACCGGTGTCGGTCTCGGTCGTTCCGGGCCGAGAAGAAAATATCGAATTCCGGCTGCCGGCCGAACTGACCGCGGGCTGA